In one Phenylobacterium glaciei genomic region, the following are encoded:
- a CDS encoding TraB/GumN family protein: MRFARALALAAVLLAAPATAQTPDPDAVLVEELVVTARLPGPAWWRVSDADSVVYVLGAPSVMPKSLAWDQSVLTRRLEGANRVILPFNQVSVSLLTAPGAAINLLRLRSKTPYEATLAPALKARFVAVRTRSGKPPERYATKNGLAAGLILVDDYRQASQLTAADPAKTIRRLAKARKIKTEEKSYDVGGLLGQVVRTPPAAQLACLDDALDEAEAGPSAARRAAQAWADGDVRGALAAERGFEKCLASAPGALALDRRFKADQAAAIAKALKTPGHAIVVVPLRPLLAQGGVLDQLQSQGFEVKTPGED; this comes from the coding sequence ATGAGGTTCGCACGCGCGCTGGCACTCGCGGCCGTCCTGCTGGCCGCGCCCGCCACGGCCCAGACCCCCGACCCCGATGCGGTCCTGGTGGAGGAGCTGGTGGTGACCGCCCGGCTGCCGGGCCCGGCCTGGTGGCGGGTCTCCGACGCCGACAGCGTGGTCTATGTCCTGGGCGCGCCCTCGGTCATGCCCAAGTCCCTGGCCTGGGACCAGAGCGTGCTGACCCGGCGGCTGGAGGGCGCAAACCGGGTGATCCTGCCCTTCAACCAGGTGAGCGTCAGCCTGCTCACCGCGCCCGGCGCCGCCATCAACCTGCTGCGCCTGAGGTCGAAAACGCCCTACGAGGCCACCCTGGCGCCGGCGCTCAAGGCCCGGTTCGTGGCGGTGCGCACCCGCAGCGGCAAGCCGCCTGAGCGCTACGCGACGAAGAACGGCCTCGCCGCCGGCCTGATCCTGGTGGACGACTACCGCCAGGCCAGCCAGCTCACCGCCGCCGACCCGGCCAAGACCATCCGCCGCCTGGCCAAGGCGCGGAAGATCAAGACCGAGGAGAAGAGCTACGACGTGGGCGGCTTGCTGGGCCAGGTGGTCCGCACGCCGCCGGCCGCGCAGCTGGCCTGCCTGGACGACGCCCTGGATGAGGCCGAGGCCGGCCCCTCAGCCGCCCGCCGCGCCGCCCAGGCCTGGGCCGACGGCGATGTGCGCGGCGCGCTGGCCGCCGAGCGCGGCTTCGAGAAGTGCCTGGCCTCGGCCCCGGGCGCGCTGGCCCTCGACCGCCGCTTCAAGGCCGATCAGGCCGCGGCCATCGCCAAGGCGCTCAAGACCCCTGGCCACGCCATCGTCGTGGTCCCCCTGCGCCCGCTGCTGGCCCAGGGCGGTGTGCTGGATCAGCTGCAATCGCAGGGGTTCGAGGTGAAGACGCCTGGAGAAGACTAG
- a CDS encoding MaoC family dehydratase codes for MQGLFFEDLSVGQSAETTKVVTANDVEAFAAVSGDTNPVHLDEAYARTTTFQTRIAHGMLSGAYISAVIGTKLPGPGAIYLSQSMRFRRPVKLGDPVVTRVTVQALDDKRGHATLATVCQVDGKTVVDGEAVIMVPRKGA; via the coding sequence GTGCAGGGACTGTTCTTCGAAGATCTGAGTGTCGGCCAGAGCGCCGAGACCACCAAGGTCGTCACCGCCAATGACGTGGAGGCCTTCGCCGCCGTTTCCGGCGACACCAACCCCGTCCACCTGGACGAGGCCTATGCGAGGACGACCACTTTCCAGACCCGCATCGCCCACGGCATGCTGTCGGGCGCCTACATTTCCGCGGTGATCGGCACCAAGCTGCCGGGCCCCGGCGCCATCTATCTCTCGCAGTCCATGCGCTTCCGCCGGCCGGTGAAGCTCGGCGATCCCGTGGTGACGCGGGTGACGGTCCAGGCCCTGGACGACAAGCGCGGCCACGCGACGCTGGCCACCGTCTGCCAGGTGGACGGCAAGACCGTGGTGGACGGCGAGGCGGTGATCATGGTCCCGCGGAAGGGCGCCTGA
- a CDS encoding bifunctional riboflavin kinase/FAD synthetase, with protein sequence MRIVHDWKGLADSDRGAAVALGNFDGVHRGHQQVIALAAKAAGELKAPLGVVSFEPHPRRIFQPEAPSFRLMQPDQQARALADLGVDIFYVLPFNPGLAEMADREFAVEVLHEGLGVRDVAVGFDISFGKGRTGSPESMARYGVELGFGVSVAEAVGEGNAKFSSTAVREALRDGHPEIAARVLGRPFAIEGMVEHGRQLGRTLGFPTANVDLRDYVLPRFGVYATRTRLPDGREIAGVANIGVNPTIDGEIAPRLEVWLFDFDEDIYDQVIETDLVAFLRDEAKFDGLDPMVAQIHADAARARTLLLPEL encoded by the coding sequence ATGCGTATTGTTCACGACTGGAAGGGCCTGGCCGACAGCGACCGTGGCGCGGCCGTGGCGCTCGGCAATTTCGACGGCGTGCACCGCGGCCACCAGCAGGTGATCGCGCTGGCCGCCAAGGCCGCCGGCGAGCTCAAGGCGCCGCTGGGGGTGGTCAGCTTCGAGCCGCATCCGCGCCGCATCTTCCAGCCCGAGGCGCCCTCCTTCCGGCTGATGCAGCCCGACCAGCAGGCCAGGGCGCTGGCCGATCTCGGCGTCGACATCTTTTACGTCCTGCCGTTCAACCCCGGGCTCGCGGAGATGGCCGACCGCGAGTTCGCTGTTGAGGTGCTGCACGAGGGCCTGGGCGTCCGCGACGTGGCCGTGGGCTTCGACATCTCCTTCGGCAAGGGTCGCACCGGCAGCCCCGAGTCTATGGCCCGCTACGGCGTCGAGCTGGGATTCGGCGTCTCGGTGGCCGAGGCCGTGGGCGAGGGGAACGCAAAGTTCTCCTCCACCGCCGTGCGTGAAGCCCTGCGGGACGGCCATCCCGAGATCGCCGCGCGGGTCCTGGGCCGGCCCTTCGCCATCGAGGGCATGGTGGAGCATGGCCGCCAGCTGGGCCGCACCCTGGGCTTCCCCACCGCCAATGTGGACCTGAGGGACTATGTGCTGCCCCGCTTCGGCGTCTACGCCACCCGAACCCGCCTGCCCGACGGCCGCGAGATCGCCGGCGTCGCCAATATCGGCGTGAACCCCACCATCGACGGGGAGATCGCGCCGCGCCTGGAGGTCTGGCTGTTCGACTTCGACGAGGACATCTACGACCAGGTGATCGAGACCGACCTGGTGGCCTTCTTGCGCGACGAGGCCAAGTTCGACGGCCTCGACCCCATGGTCGCCCAGATCCACGCCGACGCGGCGCGGGCCCGCACCCTGCTGCTGCCGGAGCTGTAG
- a CDS encoding DUF3035 domain-containing protein: protein MSLNRVIVATALIGMVGLTGCASSRKALGMTKVTPDEFRVVSKAPLVVPPDYSLRPPAPGEPRPQELQPESAARTALLGRRDAEARSDGEKMLVAKAGADKADPLIRYVVDDEGGDLAHKEKSFADKVMFWKDGKANAAATAAAGDNVAAPIDPASEAAKIREVTGDKPVIIARERSTRIKLPGL from the coding sequence ATGAGCTTGAACCGAGTGATCGTCGCGACCGCCCTGATCGGGATGGTGGGTCTCACCGGCTGCGCCTCGTCCCGCAAGGCGCTGGGCATGACCAAGGTGACTCCCGACGAGTTCCGCGTGGTCTCCAAGGCCCCCCTGGTGGTGCCGCCCGACTATTCGCTGCGTCCGCCGGCCCCGGGTGAACCCCGTCCGCAGGAACTGCAGCCCGAGAGCGCCGCGCGCACCGCCCTGCTGGGCCGCCGCGACGCCGAGGCCCGCTCCGACGGCGAGAAGATGCTGGTGGCCAAGGCCGGCGCCGACAAGGCCGACCCGCTGATCCGCTACGTCGTCGACGACGAGGGCGGCGATCTGGCCCACAAGGAAAAGAGCTTCGCCGACAAGGTGATGTTCTGGAAGGACGGCAAGGCCAACGCCGCGGCGACCGCGGCGGCCGGCGACAATGTCGCCGCGCCGATCGACCCAGCCTCCGAAGCCGCCAAGATCCGCGAAGTCACCGGCGACAAGCCGGTGATCATCGCGCGTGAGCGGAGCACCCGGATCAAGCTGCCCGGTCTCTAG
- the mutL gene encoding DNA mismatch repair endonuclease MutL: protein MTIRRLPPETVNRIAAGEVVERPASAVKELVENALDAGATSVEVQADGGGLTRILVADDGNGLAADQLPLAVERHATSKLSPDDAGDYDLLHIHTLGFRGEALPSIGSVARLSISSRARGETDAHSILVEGGAMGAVSPSGFPGPHGARVEVRDLFYATPARLKFMKSERSEAMAIAEEIKRQAMAHEAVSFALDLDGRRTLRLPAESRGPDGRLARLASIMGREFQDNALAIDQERDNIRLSGFAGLPTYNRGNSAHQYLFVNGRPVRDRLLQGALRGAYADFLARDRHPLVALYLELDPSQVDVNVHPAKAEVRFRDPAMVRGLIVSGLRHVLAGAGHRASTSVASEALSGFRPGYVPQPSAQGFSAWQMGGWAQAAAQAIPGLTEVSARSETQYEPSSYTPGPGLHEAPAASVVFDPVDFPLGAARAQVHETYIVAQTRDGVVIVDQHAAHERLVYERMKVEMAGGGVSRQALLLPEVVELDPAEAERVIAKADELLALGLSVEAFGPGAVLVRETPALLGETDVAGLVRDIADDLSENGQALALKERLEEVCSTMACHGSVRAGRRLSAPEMNALLRQMEATPHSGQCNHGRPTYVELKLADIERLFGRR from the coding sequence ATGACCATCCGCCGCCTGCCGCCCGAGACCGTGAACCGCATCGCCGCCGGCGAGGTGGTGGAGCGGCCTGCCAGCGCGGTCAAGGAACTGGTGGAGAACGCCCTGGACGCCGGCGCCACGAGCGTCGAGGTCCAGGCCGACGGTGGCGGCCTGACGCGAATCCTGGTGGCCGACGACGGCAATGGGCTGGCGGCCGACCAGCTGCCGCTGGCCGTCGAGCGCCACGCCACCTCCAAGCTCAGCCCCGACGATGCCGGGGACTATGACCTGCTGCACATCCACACCCTGGGCTTCCGGGGCGAGGCCCTGCCCTCCATCGGCTCGGTGGCGAGACTGTCGATCTCCTCGCGGGCGAGGGGCGAGACCGACGCCCACTCCATCCTCGTCGAGGGCGGCGCCATGGGGGCGGTCTCGCCATCCGGCTTCCCGGGCCCGCACGGCGCGCGGGTGGAGGTGCGCGACCTGTTCTACGCCACCCCGGCGCGGCTGAAATTCATGAAGTCCGAGCGCTCGGAGGCCATGGCCATCGCCGAGGAGATCAAGCGCCAGGCCATGGCCCATGAGGCGGTCAGCTTCGCGCTCGACCTGGATGGCCGCCGCACCCTGCGCCTGCCCGCCGAGAGCCGCGGGCCCGACGGCCGCCTGGCTCGGCTGGCCTCGATCATGGGGCGTGAGTTCCAGGACAATGCGCTGGCCATCGACCAGGAGCGCGACAATATCCGGCTGTCGGGGTTCGCCGGCCTGCCCACCTACAATCGCGGCAACTCGGCCCACCAGTACCTGTTCGTCAACGGCCGCCCGGTACGCGACCGCCTGCTGCAGGGCGCCCTGCGCGGCGCCTATGCCGACTTCCTGGCCCGCGACCGCCATCCGCTGGTGGCGCTCTATCTGGAGCTCGATCCCAGCCAGGTGGACGTCAACGTCCATCCCGCCAAGGCCGAGGTGCGGTTCCGCGACCCCGCCATGGTGCGCGGCCTGATCGTCTCGGGCCTGCGCCACGTGCTGGCCGGCGCCGGGCACAGGGCCTCGACCTCGGTGGCCAGCGAGGCGCTGAGCGGCTTCCGGCCCGGCTACGTCCCGCAACCCTCGGCCCAGGGCTTCTCGGCCTGGCAAATGGGCGGCTGGGCGCAGGCCGCCGCCCAGGCGATCCCCGGCCTGACAGAGGTCTCCGCCCGGTCAGAAACGCAATACGAGCCCAGCAGCTACACCCCCGGCCCCGGCCTGCACGAGGCGCCCGCCGCTTCGGTGGTGTTCGATCCCGTCGACTTCCCGCTGGGCGCCGCCCGGGCCCAGGTGCACGAGACCTATATCGTCGCCCAGACCCGCGACGGCGTGGTGATCGTCGACCAGCACGCCGCCCATGAGCGGCTGGTCTATGAACGGATGAAGGTGGAGATGGCGGGCGGCGGGGTGTCCCGCCAGGCCCTGCTGCTGCCCGAGGTGGTGGAGCTGGATCCCGCCGAGGCCGAGCGCGTGATCGCCAAGGCTGACGAGCTGCTGGCGCTCGGCCTCTCCGTCGAGGCCTTCGGTCCCGGTGCGGTGCTGGTGCGCGAGACCCCGGCCCTGCTGGGGGAGACCGATGTCGCCGGCCTGGTGCGCGACATCGCCGACGATCTGTCGGAGAACGGCCAGGCCCTAGCCCTCAAGGAACGGCTGGAGGAGGTCTGCTCCACCATGGCCTGCCATGGCTCGGTGCGGGCGGGACGGCGGCTGTCGGCGCCCGAGATGAACGCCCTGCTCCGCCAGATGGAGGCCACCCCCCACTCGGGCCAGTGCAACCACGGGCGGCCCACCTATGTGGAACTGAAACTGGCCGACATCGAGCGTCTGTTCGGGCGGCGGTAG
- the lspA gene encoding signal peptidase II: MKAISKYGWSAYLLALAVIVIDQISKHAVLGLLGTQAGSSVPVAGPFSLTLVWNQGVSFGLFRADHDIVRWALTGFSLVVAILLAGWARTAIRRPMALGLGLVMGGAIGNAIDRIRFGAVVDFLDFQRLGFFPWVFNVADSAITIGVVFLLLDSTRKEAAA, from the coding sequence ATGAAAGCCATCTCCAAATATGGCTGGAGCGCCTATCTGCTGGCGCTCGCCGTCATCGTCATCGACCAGATCTCCAAGCATGCCGTCCTCGGCCTGCTGGGAACCCAGGCGGGCTCAAGCGTGCCGGTCGCCGGGCCCTTCAGCCTGACCCTGGTCTGGAACCAGGGGGTCAGCTTTGGCCTGTTCCGGGCCGACCATGACATCGTGCGCTGGGCGCTCACCGGCTTCTCGCTGGTGGTGGCCATCCTGTTGGCCGGCTGGGCGCGGACGGCGATCCGCCGGCCCATGGCCCTGGGCCTGGGCCTGGTGATGGGCGGGGCCATCGGCAACGCCATCGACCGCATCCGCTTCGGGGCGGTGGTGGATTTCCTCGACTTCCAGCGCCTGGGCTTCTTCCCCTGGGTGTTCAACGTGGCCGACTCGGCCATCACCATCGGCGTGGTCTTCCTTTTGCTCGATTCCACCCGCAAGGAAGCTGCGGCCTGA
- the ileS gene encoding isoleucine--tRNA ligase — protein sequence MADDADKPARDYRETVFLPDTPFPMRAGLPVKEPEILARWAKLDLYNTIRAERQAAGAPLFVLHDGPPYANGAIHIGHALQKTLKDFVVRSRFAMGFDVDYVPGWDCHGLPIEWKIEEELRGQGRRKDEVSKAEFRERCREYAAKWIDVQREGFKRLGVVGDWENRYATMDYSSEAAIVAEFHKFVTSGQLYRGSKPVMWSPVERTALADAEVEYADVNSPTIWVKFPVVEGSEAARGASIVIWTTTPWTIPANRAISYNNDIAYGVYLVEAMEEGLEFEPWAKAGDKLIVADKLADDVFKTAKIAKTRRIETFDPQGVTAEHPLAGLDSYYQFAVPLLDGDHVTDDAGTGFVHTAPGHGADDYLVWLAHGHREIPETVDPDGAYYDHVALFAGLKVLETEGKKVGKFGPANGAVQEKLIEAGRLLARGRVEHSYPHSWRSKAPVIYRNTPQWFIRMDEPIEDKVHDGKTLRETALNAIEATTFYPAGGKNRIRAMVESRPDWLISRQRAWGAPLAMFVDKETNQPLVDADLNKRIVDLIAAEGADAWFTRPVSDFLGEHDPERFEKVEDILDVWFDSGSTHAFTLENRAHTRWPADLYLEGSDQHRGWFQSSLLESSGTRGRAPYDAILTHGFTMDENGEKMSKSKGNTVDPEVVIRESGAEIIRLWASMIDYSDDSRIGKTILATTTDAYRKLRNTVRYLLGALAGFEASERVALEDMPPLERFILHRLHELDGQVRAAYDGYLFQDVSRPITEFCQVELSQLFFDIRRDALYCDQPSALRRRAARTVMDAVFERLTVWLSPLIPFTMEEAWTTRFPDAPSNCLRVFPETPAAWANPAEAERWAKIQSVTSVVTGALEVERREKRMGAALEAAPVVHIADPELLAAFKGLDAAELFRTSQATLVAGEGPASAFRLAETPGVAVEPIKADGKKCARSWRILPEVGSDPRYPELSLRDAEAVAAWDAERA from the coding sequence ATGGCCGACGACGCTGACAAGCCCGCGCGCGACTATCGCGAAACCGTCTTCCTCCCCGACACCCCGTTCCCGATGCGGGCGGGCCTGCCGGTCAAGGAGCCCGAGATTCTGGCCCGCTGGGCCAAGCTCGATCTCTACAACACCATCCGCGCCGAACGGCAGGCGGCCGGCGCGCCCCTGTTCGTACTGCACGACGGCCCGCCCTACGCCAATGGCGCGATCCACATCGGGCACGCCCTGCAGAAGACCCTGAAGGACTTCGTGGTCCGCTCGCGTTTCGCGATGGGCTTCGACGTTGACTACGTGCCCGGCTGGGACTGCCACGGCCTGCCCATCGAGTGGAAGATCGAGGAAGAGCTGCGCGGCCAGGGCCGCCGCAAGGACGAGGTCTCCAAGGCCGAGTTCCGCGAACGCTGCCGCGAATACGCCGCCAAGTGGATCGACGTGCAGCGCGAGGGCTTCAAGCGCCTGGGCGTCGTCGGCGACTGGGAAAACCGCTACGCCACCATGGACTATTCGTCCGAGGCGGCCATTGTCGCGGAGTTCCACAAGTTCGTCACCTCGGGCCAGCTCTATCGTGGCTCCAAGCCGGTGATGTGGAGCCCCGTCGAGCGCACCGCCCTGGCCGACGCCGAGGTGGAATATGCCGACGTCAACTCGCCCACCATCTGGGTGAAGTTCCCCGTCGTCGAGGGCAGCGAGGCCGCCCGCGGGGCCAGCATCGTCATCTGGACGACCACGCCCTGGACCATCCCGGCCAACCGGGCGATCAGCTACAACAACGACATCGCCTATGGCGTCTACCTGGTGGAAGCCATGGAAGAGGGGCTGGAGTTCGAGCCCTGGGCCAAGGCCGGCGACAAGCTGATCGTGGCCGACAAGCTGGCCGATGATGTCTTCAAGACCGCCAAGATCGCCAAGACCCGCCGGATCGAGACCTTCGACCCGCAGGGCGTGACCGCCGAGCATCCGCTGGCCGGGTTGGATAGCTACTATCAGTTCGCCGTGCCGCTGCTGGACGGCGACCACGTGACCGACGACGCCGGCACCGGCTTTGTCCATACCGCGCCGGGCCATGGCGCCGACGACTACCTGGTCTGGCTGGCCCACGGCCATCGGGAGATCCCCGAGACCGTCGATCCGGACGGCGCCTATTACGACCACGTGGCCCTGTTCGCCGGCCTCAAGGTGCTGGAGACCGAGGGCAAGAAGGTCGGCAAGTTCGGTCCCGCCAACGGCGCGGTGCAGGAAAAGCTGATCGAGGCCGGACGCCTGCTGGCCCGCGGCCGGGTGGAGCACTCCTATCCGCACTCCTGGCGCTCCAAGGCGCCGGTGATCTACCGCAACACCCCGCAGTGGTTCATCCGCATGGACGAGCCCATCGAGGACAAGGTCCACGACGGCAAGACCCTGCGCGAGACCGCGCTGAACGCCATCGAAGCCACCACCTTCTATCCGGCCGGCGGCAAGAACCGCATCCGCGCCATGGTGGAGAGCCGTCCCGACTGGCTGATCAGCCGCCAGCGCGCCTGGGGCGCGCCGCTCGCCATGTTCGTCGACAAGGAAACGAACCAGCCGCTGGTGGACGCCGACCTCAACAAGCGCATCGTCGACCTGATCGCCGCCGAGGGCGCCGACGCCTGGTTCACCCGGCCGGTGAGCGACTTCCTGGGCGAGCACGATCCCGAGCGCTTCGAAAAGGTCGAGGACATCCTCGACGTCTGGTTCGACTCTGGCTCGACCCACGCCTTCACCCTGGAGAACCGCGCGCACACCCGCTGGCCCGCCGACCTCTATCTCGAGGGCTCCGATCAGCACCGCGGCTGGTTCCAGTCCTCGCTGCTGGAAAGCTCCGGCACGCGGGGCCGCGCGCCCTACGACGCCATCCTCACCCATGGGTTCACCATGGACGAGAACGGCGAGAAGATGAGCAAGTCCAAGGGCAACACCGTCGACCCCGAGGTGGTGATCCGCGAGTCCGGGGCCGAGATCATCCGGCTGTGGGCTTCGATGATCGACTATTCCGACGACAGCCGGATCGGCAAGACCATCCTGGCCACCACCACCGACGCCTATCGCAAGCTGCGCAACACCGTCCGCTACCTGCTGGGCGCCCTGGCCGGCTTCGAGGCGAGCGAGCGGGTGGCGCTGGAGGACATGCCGCCGCTGGAGCGCTTCATCCTGCACCGGCTGCACGAGCTGGATGGCCAGGTGCGAGCCGCCTACGACGGCTACCTGTTCCAGGACGTCAGCCGGCCGATCACCGAGTTCTGCCAGGTGGAGCTGTCGCAGCTGTTCTTCGATATCCGCCGCGACGCGCTGTATTGCGACCAGCCGTCCGCGCTGCGCCGCCGGGCCGCGCGCACGGTGATGGACGCGGTGTTCGAGCGGCTGACGGTGTGGCTGTCGCCCCTGATCCCCTTCACCATGGAAGAGGCCTGGACGACCCGGTTCCCGGACGCCCCCTCCAACTGTCTGCGGGTGTTCCCGGAAACCCCGGCCGCCTGGGCCAATCCCGCAGAAGCCGAACGCTGGGCTAAAATCCAGTCTGTGACCTCGGTGGTCACCGGGGCCCTGGAAGTGGAACGCCGCGAGAAGCGGATGGGCGCGGCGCTGGAAGCCGCCCCCGTGGTTCACATCGCCGATCCCGAGCTGCTGGCCGCCTTCAAGGGCCTGGACGCGGCCGAGCTGTTCCGCACCAGCCAGGCGACGCTGGTCGCGGGCGAAGGTCCCGCCAGCGCGTTCCGCCTGGCCGAGACCCCAGGCGTGGCGGTTGAACCGATCAAGGCCGACGGCAAGAAGTGCGCCCGCTCGTGGCGCATCCTGCCTGAGGTGGGCTCTGATCCCCGCTATCCGGAACTATCGCTGCGGGACGCCGAGGCCGTCGCCGCCTGGGACGCTGAAAGGGCCTGA